The sequence below is a genomic window from Proteus vulgaris.
AGCCCAATCTCTCCAATGGCGACACAACGAGAAGCTGTTTTTAATTTTTGTTCTAATTCCAATAGATGTTGTTCAGTGTGCTCTTCAATATATAAAGGGTGTAACCCCAATGCACAATATAATTGATGATGATTATTAGCGAGCTCAGCAACAACATCAAAATTCCAACGGGCAACGGCAGGAATAATTATTTTTTCAACATGAGCTTGATGCGCTAATGACAAGCTATTGGCAATATCATCATAAAAAACTGGGAAATCAAAATGGCAGTGAGTATCAATAAATTTATTCATTCTGAATTTGCCTCACATCAGGATGTACGCTTCGAGTTCCTTGTTGAATAATAGAAGCATTCTCTGCTTTATCCGCCTTTGCTTCTTGTTCAAATAAGCTAAAGACTTTTTTATCGTGCTGTTTGAATTTTTTCTTAGAAAAGTGCTGACCAATTGTCGCCAAAAAATAGCGGCCACAACGTCTACCCACATGATAATCATGATTTAATGCACTTAAACGACTTCCTAATGCACTAGATTGCAATGTCGTTGGTGGATAAATTTCAATAACCACAACATCTTCTGGGGGGGATTGGATAAATTTAATTGTTTCGGTATAGGTTTCGATATGTACTTGAGCCATCTCCATAAAGCGCTGTAAACGGCTATTTTCAAACCATTTTCCCATACGCTCAACCCACTCTGTTGTGTATTGGTATTCAGAAGGAACAGTACGAACAACGACAATAGTACGACAACCTCGTCGATAAGCTTCTCTCACAGGAATAGCATCGCTGATCCCACCATCATGATAAACAACATCATGAAATAAGACACCATTACGATAAAAAGCAGGAATAGCACTGGACGCTTTGATTATCTCAAGCCAAGTCGGTTCATCTGGTTGAAAATAATTTGCCTGAAAATTATCAGAACGACTTGCCACCATATAAAACTCACGCCCAGCATCAAAACGGCGTAGTGCTGTTGGCATATCAAGAGGCATTTCTTTGGCTGTTGTATCTATATACCAATCAAGATCGAGTAAATTGCCACCACGGACAAAACGAATAGGATTGAAGAATTGATTATTGGTTGTATAACGATTAATAATTTTACGTGCATATCCACGCTGACCACAGGCAAAAGCAGATAAATTTTGTGCTCCCGCAGACACTCCAAGTAGAATATCAAAGGGATCAAATTGTGATCGCATAAATTCATCAAGGACACCCGCAGTAAAGATCCCGCGTTGACCTCCGCCTTCACAAACTAAAGCCACTTTGCCTTGTGGTAGTGAGGATTGAAATTCAAGTGCCGTAATATTATTTAATGTGACAGGTATATACTTCCCCATAATGTCTCCTTTATACAACTTATTAAAGGATACCCGCACATCTTTTTGACGTCATTATTTTTACGTATTCATACAAATAAATTAGACAATATCTTCTTGGAATATGACGAATACAAAAGAAAATCATGTTTATGATTTGATATTTACATCTGAGTCTACGCTTTTAACACCTTCAATCTTTTCAATAATTTGTAAGATTTTTTCTTCTTGTGCTTTACTATCAACAAAACCTGAAAGAAAGACATGCCCAAACTCAGTGCGAATAGAAATATTTTCACTATCAATATCTTGCATTGGTAATAGCGTATCTTTAATTTTATTCGAGATGGAAGTATCACTTAAATAATAACCCGTGTTATTTCCACTGTTATTAAT
It includes:
- a CDS encoding BON domain-containing protein, whose amino-acid sequence is MKQYKTLKLALVMSMGLAVVSMGASAETSWYSEINNSGNNTGYYLSDTSISNKIKDTLLPMQDIDSENISIRTEFGHVFLSGFVDSKAQEEKILQIIEKIEGVKSVDSDVNIKS
- a CDS encoding patatin-like phospholipase family protein; this encodes MGKYIPVTLNNITALEFQSSLPQGKVALVCEGGGQRGIFTAGVLDEFMRSQFDPFDILLGVSAGAQNLSAFACGQRGYARKIINRYTTNNQFFNPIRFVRGGNLLDLDWYIDTTAKEMPLDMPTALRRFDAGREFYMVASRSDNFQANYFQPDEPTWLEIIKASSAIPAFYRNGVLFHDVVYHDGGISDAIPVREAYRRGCRTIVVVRTVPSEYQYTTEWVERMGKWFENSRLQRFMEMAQVHIETYTETIKFIQSPPEDVVVIEIYPPTTLQSSALGSRLSALNHDYHVGRRCGRYFLATIGQHFSKKKFKQHDKKVFSLFEQEAKADKAENASIIQQGTRSVHPDVRQIQNE